One part of the Amyelois transitella isolate CPQ chromosome 10, ilAmyTran1.1, whole genome shotgun sequence genome encodes these proteins:
- the LOC106137616 gene encoding homeobox protein Hox-B7-A-like translates to MYMPPNGSCVTSVPNAYPNGLNKCANIQPEVTVKLETGNESNYISGSIHDNNKLQSINYVCQPYYNGYDHRMYPELINNTTEMGPIIAPNTADCQFGTPSPLSSSPELNPASPLNGNTFQSNSEANNIIAVPNGDQYHDMDEVLFYLNELGTNGRSSQNNSTQFHGDVIKVQNTVADIKDSPGVNSAQLCQDVTRESTGGYDPDHSKKMAAGTGDNIVYDWMKGAGGDKKKGAKRTRQTYTRHQTLELEKEFHFSNYVNRGRRAQVSKAVGLTERQIKIWFQNRRMKAKKDGNLNTSPDPNAISGNIGLAKIQESRHQATGHFCRGKYDHIATMPNNMPTNMPQNYTMPLYGNMMPEIRTMQNSSVNLY, encoded by the exons atgtatatgcctCCTAATGGGAGTTGTGTGACTAGTGTGCCTAATGCCTATCCCAATGGACTTAACAAGTGCGCGAATATACAACCAGAAGTGACCGTGAAATTGGAAACAGGCAATGAAAGCAATTATATTTCCGGGTCGATACATGATAACAATAAACTGCAAAgtataaattatgtatgtcAACCATATTATAATGGATATGATCACCGAATGTACCCagaacttataaataatacaacagAAATGGGACCAATAATAGCGCCGAATACAGCAGACTGCCAATTTGGGACACCATCACCACTAAGCTCCTCTCCTGAATTAAATCCAGCCTCTCCTCTAAATGGTAATACTTTTCAGTCAAATTCCGAagcaaacaatattatagcGGTTCCTAATGGTGATCAATACCACGATATGGATGAAGTTTTATTCTACTTAAACGAATTGGGAACGAATGGGAGATCTTCCCAAAACAATTCAACACAATTTCACGGTGATGTCATCAAAGTTCAAAATACCGTGGCGGATATCAAAGACTCACCGGGTGTCAATTCAGCACAGCTCTGTCAGGACGTGACGAGGGAATCCACAGGCGGGTATGATCCGGATCACAGTAAAAAGATGGCAGCTGGCACAGGCGACAACATCGTATATGATTGGATGAAAGGTGCCGGtg GTGATAAAAAGAAAGGAGCAAAACGAACGCGACAAACTTATACAAGACATCAAACGCTGGAGTTAGAAAAGGAGTTTCACTTCAGCAATTATGTCAACAGAGGCAGGCGTGCTCAAGTTTCAAAAGCGGTAGGGTTAACGGAAAGACAAATCAAAATTTGGTTCCAAAATAGACGAATGAAGGCTAAAAAAGATGGCAATTTAAACACCTCACCTGACCCGAACGCGATTAGTGGAAATATAGGTTTGGCCAAGATTCAAGAATCCAGACATCAGGCTACCGGTCATTTCTGCAGGGGTAAATATGATCACATCGCGACAATGCCAAACAACATGCCTACAAATATGCCTCAAAATTACACCATGCCACTTTATGGCAATATGATGCCTGAAATCAGAACGATGCAAAATTCTTCTGTAAATTTGTAttga